actgttacaccattttaaaagatgcctatcgctttgtcccccgggcagctttaggacattctgatcactgtatggtccatcttattccaatttacaggcaacagcttaaacgtgccaagcctgtagtcaaaactgtgaagaagtggaccaatgcagcaaagcaggaactgcaagactgttttgactgcactaattggactgtctttgaagctgcatctgataatctggatgagctgacagacactgtgacatcatacatcagtttttgtgaagatgtgtgtgtcccgaccaagaccttctgcacatacaacaacaataaaccatggttcactcccaaactgcaacatcttcaccaggccaaggaggatgcctacagaagtggtgacagggccctgtacaggcaggccaggaacacgctgaccagggagatcaaagtggcaaaaagaagctactctgagaagctgaaagaacggttctcagccaatgaccctgcatcagtgtggagaggcctgcgagatatcaccagcaacagacgacccctaccccccgctgaagcaaacaaagacctggcagacgagctgaacaacttctactgcaggtttgagataaacagattcacaccccccacccaccccactccagagacaataaccctcatcacacctctcacccccctatcctcccccctggaactcagaatacacgaagcggaagtgagccggctgttccagaaacagaaaaccaagaaggccccgggaccaaacggtgtatccccctcctgcctcaaaacctgtgctgatcagctggctcccatcttcacccACATCTTCAATAGATTTCTGGAGTTGTGTGTAGTTCCCTCCTGCTTGaaacgctccaccattatcacggtccccaaaaaacccaccattacaggactgaatgactacagacctgtcgccttgacgtctgtggtcatgaaatcctttgaacgcctggttttagcccatctaaaggacattacaggacaccagctgtaccccctgcagtttgcctatcgggcaaacaggtcggtggatgatgcagtgaatatggggctgcattatatcctgcaacatctggaccgtccaggaacttatgccaggatcctgtttgtggactttagttcggctaaacgagcatagattttaacgagcagttaaaatcatttcagatccgtcacatcctggacacaatcttctccagctacccccctctggcagacgctacagatctgtttacaaaaactgtttacactatacctcgcaccttaaaattgcacagtgttactcacctgtgtatatttataatatttataatttttcacatttgtattgtatgtgtgttgtattgtactgtatttgtacagtatttcttgtatagggtattttgtttttatagtatcacttattgtagagctgggtgatatggcctaaaaataaaatctcagattttttcacaaaaaatctgatttccgatttcaatcgattctcccctcccctacacaaaatcaaactactttatttagctttttttactttagaccacacctttaggggcagtgtgtggctcagtgggctaagctgtgtgcttgtaatcagaaggtcactggttcaagcctagcctcagcatgtctgcagctccttgagcaaggccccaacaggtggccttcacagacaacttattcttcaaagatcaagttgagggaggcataaacacaatttccccacggggatcaataaagtgtcagttattattgtgaacacttttagaaaggtttctctatagcttattttaaaactggcaacaacacaatacaccctcaaacttataaataaaagtaataagtaatattgtaataataatagaaaaaaaacacataattttatcatgtcagcttagtattaagtaaatactttatgccattgggtttgacatattatattacaattccatattacagaagtagcaacacctttctttgggcacgtgccatcttttcccctgtcattgccatgttgttagtgaatctgctacagtgttaatttacccgtgaggaatggtgcatcgcattagttccgcatttggcgcttgtgtgtaaaaaaagtaataaaatcgatttcatgaaaacacatcgtcctgaactgtaaattcgaattaatcaattaaatcgatttatcgcccagctctaacttattgtttgtgtacgagagagtatcaaactgcgggaaactaattccttgtgtgccccagcacacttggcgaataaaagctgattctgattctgattctgattgctgcagcaggtgaggatcatgaactcccaatgacctacaaattctttaatcaatcaacagttacagtatcaacaatcaatagctggacagttgatacagggacaatgatcacaacacacgtcagaacagccttcccaaagccaacaaactgaaccctattgaaaatttgtggactatgcttaaaataaagcactttaaaacaaatcaatatactgtaggaccaaagtgctgtacaaaggataaataagaataagacaataaacaaaccaataaagcatattaaaataaaataagtaaataaaataaattaaaacaaaaatgagcttttttaagtcatagcaaagaccatttaatcatttaaccctgtaaaaagaaaagtaaagtttttgtaaagacagcgccatctaatggtatcaccctgcgagtgaatgaatgggcgggtttatagtcaaatataggcccacccctagaagaaggggggctctacctttcggatggtaattggaaggaacttggctgggatttggctgccagccagactggaggggaaattttaagtggctggatctgtattccctgcctgcgcgcactgtcagttcgtctcatcactaccgtgatagagaagcgggatggcacctatgcgcagatgatgcctctcctgcctgtcgggccggagaggggcacAGGTCATctggacagctttgaactacgactcccccgccaatagggtgatctccttgcggagaccaaaagagggaatgcaaaatttcataaataagggagAATATTACgaatcagcataatcagggtg
This window of the Paramormyrops kingsleyae isolate MSU_618 chromosome 19, PKINGS_0.4, whole genome shotgun sequence genome carries:
- the LOC140580919 gene encoding uncharacterized protein, whose translation is MSFRCKCTLADQITPPGKKISLFPFIVLGDFNRVNLHQELPKHRQHIDCPTRDNITLDHCYTILKDAYRFVPRAALGHSDHCMVHLIPIYRQQLKRAKPVVKTVKKWTNAAKQELQDCFDCTNWTVFEAASDNLDELTDTVTSYISFCEDVCVPTKTFCTYNNNKPWFTPKLQHLHQAKEDAYRSGDRALYRQARNTLTREIKVAKRSYSEKLKERFSANDPASVWRGLRDITSNRRPLPPAEANKDLADELNNFYCRIHEAEVSRLFQKQKTKKAPGPNGVSPSCLKTCADQLAPIFTHIFNRFLELCVVPSCLKRSTIITAPPAGRESALPAAATTPASPVPSALSASPAPPAGHDVTVPAVAATSATAAATPAGRELAVSASITH